One Candidatus Nezhaarchaeales archaeon genomic window, CCCATTTGCCGGAAGGCTTTCGGATAAGGTTGAACCGAGGATCGTTGCTTCAACAGGGATGCTTATAATAACCATTGGACTCATCCTACTCACCTTTATAAGGGAGTATACAAGCCTAAATTTCATCGTTTTAACGCTTCTCCTTCTAGGTTTTGGTTTCGCCCTCTTCTCCTCTCCAAATACAAACGCCATTATGAGCTCCGTGGATAAAAGGTTTTATGGTGTAGCATCAGCTATGCTAGCGTCGATGAGGTTAATAGGGCAAACGCTCAGCATGGGCATAGTTGCACTCATATTCGCATTATACATCGGCAGGACCCAAATAACCCCAAAGTATTACCCAGTATTTCTAGAAAGTATGGAGGCAACCTTAACGATATTCTCCATCCTTTGCTTCATCGGGATTTTCGCTTCACTCGCAAGGGGGAAGATCCGATAAGTTACCCACCTAAGGGTTACTCTAACTACGTTAATTTCACGTAACTTGCGGTGGGCTGTTTACAATAATTGTTAGGTTTAAAGCGTTAAGGGCTCCGATTTAAGCGTTTTAAACACGAATATCCCTCAATCAATACAAGGGTTTATTAGGCTTAAGTATTTTGACGAGAAACCCTAGAACTTTAGCTTTAGGACGGGTTATCGGTAGGCTTAAGTGGTGGAGAATATCAACCTTGAACTCTAAGGCCATCCCTTAACTTACAACCATACCTCCATCTATAACACCAAAACCCTCATACCAGCCTCTATAGACGCGACGCCTAATGCTCTAGCTAGGCTTAAAAGTATGTACACCTTAAAAGCTCTATTAATAAAGCCGAAGGCGTTACTAATGCTTAACGTAGAAAGGGTAAGGGAAGACTTCCCGATACTAAAAAAAGGCATCATCTACCTAGATAGTACCGCGAGTAGCCTAACCCCTAAGGTAGTGATTAATAAAATGCTTGAATACTACCTCGAGTACCGAGCGAACATAGAGCGAGGAGTCTACGAGCTTTCCCAAAGGGCTAGTTCCGAGTACGAAGAGGCAAGACGTGACGTAGCTAGGTTTATAAACGCTAAGTCCGAGTCCGAGATCGTTATGACTAAGAACGCTACTGAAGGCATAAACATGGTCGCGCATAGCATAAACTGGGGGAAAAACGAGAACATCGTAACCACGCTTTTAGAACACCATTCAAACCTTCTCCCATGGCTCCGTTGCGAGGAGCGTTACGGGGTTAAGGTTAAACTAGTTAAACCGAACCCGCAAGGCCTAATAGACCCGGCGGACGTTGAAAGGCTCGTCGATGATAATACGAGGCTCATCGCCATAACCCACGTATCCAATGTTCTAGGCGTAATTACACCGGTTAGGGAAATAGCTAAAGTAGCCAAGGAGCATGGAGCCCTTCTACTAGTCGATGGAGCTCAGTCGGTTCCACATATGAAGGTGGACGTTAGAAAGCTTAACTGCGACTTCCTAGCTTTCTCCGGTCATAAGATGTGTGCTCCAACAGGGTCAGGCGTGCTCTATATCCGTGAAGAACTACTCGACGAGCTTAACCCGCTATACGTAGGTGGCGGCGTCGTGGAAACCGTGGAAGTCAACAGCTTTAAGCTGGTTAAAGGGCCGGCGAAGTTTGAAGCTGGCACCCCTCCCATAGGGGAGGTAATAGGGTTAAAGGCCGCCGTAAACTACCTAACATCGATAGGCTTAGACAACATAGAGGCCCACG contains:
- a CDS encoding cysteine desulfurase, which encodes MLNVERVREDFPILKKGIIYLDSTASSLTPKVVINKMLEYYLEYRANIERGVYELSQRASSEYEEARRDVARFINAKSESEIVMTKNATEGINMVAHSINWGKNENIVTTLLEHHSNLLPWLRCEERYGVKVKLVKPNPQGLIDPADVERLVDDNTRLIAITHVSNVLGVITPVREIAKVAKEHGALLLVDGAQSVPHMKVDVRKLNCDFLAFSGHKMCAPTGSGVLYIREELLDELNPLYVGGGVVETVEVNSFKLVKGPAKFEAGTPPIGEVIGLKAAVNYLTSIGLDNIEAHEKLLTKKLYEGLTQIPKVEVYGPEPRFKTSITSFNVGDLNPHDVALILDSTAKIAVRSGMHCAQPLIKHVLGKMQGTVRVSTYLYNTEAEVEKFLAIIEEVAKSLAS